Proteins encoded together in one Onychomys torridus chromosome 1, mOncTor1.1, whole genome shotgun sequence window:
- the LOC118594154 gene encoding olfactory receptor 5B12-like, whose protein sequence is MENSTEVTEFILAGLTDDPELQIPLFTVFLLIYLSTVLGNLGMIGLILLDSRLHTPMYLFLSHLSLVDFGYSSAVTPKVMAGLLSTDKLISHNACGTQFFFFVGFITTESFLLAAMAYDRYAAVCKPLHYTTTMTTNTCACLTISSYVCGFLNSSIHTGNIFRLSFCKSDVIDHFFCDAPPLLALSCSDTSVSEMVIFFVVGFNVLFSIVVILISYLFILITILRMHSSEGRQKAFSTCASHLTAVSIFYGTVIFMYLQPSSSHTMGTDKMASVFYTMVIPMLNPLVYSLRNKEVKGAFEKIVRNAKSSATFRF, encoded by the coding sequence ATGGAGAACAGTACAGAGGTGACTGAGTTCATTCTTGCAGGGTTAACAGATGACCCAGAGCTCCAGATCCCACTCTTCACTGTCTTCCTTCTCATCTATCTCAGCACTGTGCTTGGGAACCTGGGAATGATAGGGTTGATTCTGCTGGACTCACGCCTCCACACTCCCATGTACCTTTTCCTCAGTCACCTATCTCTGGTGGACTTTGGCTATTCTTCAGCTGTCACACCCAAAGTAATGGCAGGTCTCCTTTCAACAGATAAACTCATATCCCACAATGCTTGTGGCACCCAATTCTTCTTCTTTGTGGGCTTTATAACTACAGAAAGTTTCCTTCTGGCTGCCATGGCTTATGACCGCTATGCAGCAGTGTGCAAACCTCTGCATTATACTACCACCATGACTACAAACACATGTGCTTGTCTGACCATAAGCTCCTATGTCTGTGGCTTCCTGAATTCCTCCATCCACACTGGGAACATTTTCAGGCTCTCCTTCTGCAAGTCCGATGTGATAGACCACTTCTTCTGTGATGCCCCTCCTCTCCTGGCCCTCTCATGCTCAGACACCTCTGTCAGTGAGATGGTGATTTTCTTCGTGGTGGGTTTTAATGTTCTTTTCTCTATAGTAGTTATCTTGATTTCctacctgtttatattaatcacTATTCTGAGGATGCACTCATCTGAAGGACGCCAGAAGGCCTTTTCCACCTGTGCATCCCACCTCACTGCAGTCTCCATCTTCTATGGGACAGTCATTTTCATGTACTTACAGCCCAGCTCCAGTCACACCATGGGCACTGACAAGATGGCATCTGTGTTCTACACCATGGTCATCCCTATGCTGAACCCTCTGgtctacagcctgaggaacaaaGAAGTCAAAGGTGCATTTGAAAAAATTGTGAGGAATGcaaaatcttcagcaacattcagattttaa